In Carya illinoinensis cultivar Pawnee chromosome 9, C.illinoinensisPawnee_v1, whole genome shotgun sequence, the following are encoded in one genomic region:
- the LOC122276557 gene encoding phosphatidate cytidylyltransferase 1-like, producing MQKDNSSGTPAPARLRHRRRSNEVIPEDGKANGSHLLVNDHNKYRSMLIRAYSSIWMIGGFAFVVYMGHLYIMAMVVVIQIFMARELFNLLRKAHEDKRLPGFRLLNWHFFFTAMLFVYGRLLSQRLVNTITTDRFLYQLVSSLFKYHMAICYFLYIAGFMWFILTLKKKMYKYQFGQYAWTHMILIVVFTQSSFTVASIFEGIFWFLLPATLIVINDIAAYFFGFFFGRTPLIKLSPKKTWEGFIGASVTTIISAFMLANVMGRFPWLTCPRKDLSSGWLHCDPGPLFKPQHFTLPGWVSQWFPWKEVSILPVQWHALCLGLFASIIAPFGGFFASGFKRAFKIKDFGDSIPGHGGITDRMDCQMVMAVFAYIYQQSFVVQQNLSVDTILNQIMMSLTFKEQQDLYIKLGEILQERLVGRS from the exons ATGCAGAAAGATAATAGTTCTGGCACTCCAGCTCCTGCTCGTCTTCGACACCGTAGACGTTCAAATGAG GTTATTCCAGAGGATGGCAAAGCAAATGGAAGCCATTTACTTGTTAATGATCATAATAAATACAGGTCAATGTTGATCCGTGCATACTCATCTATTTGGATGATTGGGGGCTTTGCATTTGTTGTCTACATGGGTCATCTTTACATAATGGCCATGGTGGTGGTTATTCAAATATTTATGGCTAGAGAGCTGTTCAACCTACTCAGGAAAGCTCATGAAGATAAACGTCTCCCAGGATTTCGGCTGTTAAATTG GCACTTTTTCTTCACTGCAATGTTATTTGTATATGGCCGCCTTCTCAGTCAACGGCTTGTCAATACCATAACAACAGACAGATTTTTATATCAGCTTGTGAGCAGCCTTTTCAAGTATCATATGGCTATCTGTTATTTCTTATATATTGCAG GATTTATGTGGTTCATTCTTACCTTAAAGAAGAAGATGTACAAGTATCAGTTTGGCCAGTACGCATGGACACACATGATACTAATTGTCGTGTTTACGCAGTCCTCCTTCACCGTTGCTAGCATTTTTGAGGGAATTTTCTG GTTTCTTCTTCCAGCAACTCTTATAGTCATCAATGATATTGCTGCTTAtttctttggtttctttttcGGAAGAACTCCTTTAATCAAGTTATCTCCAAAGAAAACTTGGGAGGGATTCATTGGAGCGTCTGTTACGACTATCATCTCTGCATTTATG CTTGCAAACGTCATGGGCCGTTTTCCGTGGTTAACATGTCCAAGGAAG GATTTATCATCCGGTTGGCTTCACTGTGATCCGGGCCCATTATTTAAACCTCAGCATTTCACTTTACCAGGATGGGTTTCTCAATGG TTTCCTTGGAAAGAGGTCTCGATTTTGCCAGTTCAATGGCATGCTCTCTGTCTTGGCTTGTTTGCATCTATAATAGCACCTTTTGGAGGCTTCTTTGCAAGTGGTTTCAAAAGAGCTTTTAAAATCAAG GATTTTGGTGATAGTATACCTGGGCATGGTGGAATTACAGATAGAATGGACTGCCAG ATGGTGATGGCCGTATTTGCTTACATCTATCAGCAGTCATTTGTTGTGCAACAAAACCTCTCAGTTGATACAATCTTGAACCAG ataatgatgagCCTCACTTTCAAGGAGCAGCAAGATCTATACATAAAGCTTGGGGAGATCTTGCAGGAGAGGCTAGTGGGAAGGTCTTAG